TCGGCGCTCGGCTGGCTGCGCAAAAATCTGTTTGGCGCCTGGTACGATGCGCTGTTCACCCTGGTCGCGTTCTACCTCGTGTTTACCCTCGGTCGCGGCCTGTTGATCTGGGTCTTCACCCAGGCGCGCTGGGCGGTGATCACCACCAACCTGCGCCTGTTCATGGTGGGCCAATACCCGGCCGCTCATATCTGGCGGGTCTGGCTGTGTGTCGCCATCCTGGCCTTCATCATCGGCGTCACCTGGGGCATCTGGGTGTATGGCCGTCGTATTCCCGGCCTGCTGCTGCTGGCGCTTCCCGTCGCATTCATGCTCCTACCCAGTGCCCTGGTCAACCGGATGGCGCTGGCCGCGGTCGGTGGAGCCGGCTTGCTCGGCTTTGGCCTGGGCCGCCTCAGCCCGAGACTGACCCGTCGCGCCGTCCCGTTCATCTGGGCAATCTACTTCCCCCTGGTCATTCTCCTGATCAGCGGCTTTGGCGGTGACAAGAGCGTGCTGCCGCCGGTGCCCACCAACCTGTGGGGCGGCCTGCTGCTGACCTTCCTGCTGACCGTGGTCGGTATCGTGTTTTCGTTTCCCATGGGGGTGCTGCTGGCGCTTGGCCGACGCTCGCAGTTACCCATCATCAGCGCGCTGTCAGTCGCCTTCATCGAACTGGTGCGCGGCGTGCCCTTCGTCAGCATCATCTTCATGTCGCAGTTGATGCTGCCGCTCTTCCTTCCGGAAGGCATGACGATTGACCGCGTGATTCGGGCCATGGCCGGCGTCACGATCTTCAGCGCAGCCTACCTGGCCGAAAACGTGCGCGGCGGCTTGCAGTCCATTCCGCAGGGG
This genomic window from Candidatus Amarolinea dominans contains:
- a CDS encoding amino acid ABC transporter permease, with product MSYSNATTAVLPPPTERYSALGWLRKNLFGAWYDALFTLVAFYLVFTLGRGLLIWVFTQARWAVITTNLRLFMVGQYPAAHIWRVWLCVAILAFIIGVTWGIWVYGRRIPGLLLLALPVAFMLLPSALVNRMALAAVGGAGLLGFGLGRLSPRLTRRAVPFIWAIYFPLVILLISGFGGDKSVLPPVPTNLWGGLLLTFLLTVVGIVFSFPMGVLLALGRRSQLPIISALSVAFIELVRGVPFVSIIFMSQLMLPLFLPEGMTIDRVIRAMAGVTIFSAAYLAENVRGGLQSIPQGQVEAAHALGLSGFKTMLLIVLPQALRAIIPVLVGQFISLFKDTSLVVIVGLLELLGIAKAVLAQPDFLGLQTEVYLFISVLYGIFCYLMSAVSQRLETALGVGVR